From the Ictalurus furcatus strain D&B chromosome 19, Billie_1.0, whole genome shotgun sequence genome, one window contains:
- the acss3 gene encoding acyl-CoA synthetase short-chain family member 3, mitochondrial — protein sequence MAFTCKNSPQFLLSMRTLQTRIFSTYVCDVKERRLNMLSRFTAPGRWDTSQLGVKLQHRWIIPRNSVRNSYTRSYSSRNVYHEAFMKAGEKPELFWSEVAQKITWFQRWTKTLDCTDKVFPKWFVGGELNMCYNAVDRHVDAGRGDQTAIVHDSPVTNSKQTVSYRELLDQVSKLAGVLVKHGVKKGDMVVIYMPMVPQAMFTMLACARIGAPHSLIFGGFASKELSVRIDHAKPKLLVTASFGVEPGRRVAYVPLVEKALELSSHKPHKVLIYSRPGMEKVYSHPELSLDWDQEMSSARPHDCVSVPAHHPLYVLYTSGTTGTPKGVVRDTGGYAVMLNWTMSSIYGLNPGEVWWAASDLGWVVGHSYICYGPLLHGNTTVVYEGKPVGTPDPGAFFRVMSEHGTASVFTAPTAIRAIRQQDPHAAYGKQYTLNSLRSLFVAGERCDIETLQWAKKSFGVPVLDHWWQTESGSAITASCAGLGNSLSPPAGTAGKPVPGYNVIVIDDEMQQVKPGMMGNIVVKLPLPPGAALSLWQNEELFKQIYYTKFPGYYDTMDAGYVDEEGFVYIMSRSDDVINVAGHRLSTGALEECILKHPGVVDCAVVGLEDSLKGHVPLALCVLRHDFEKNKAVVEKELVSLVRENIGPVAAFRKVLFVRSLPKTRSGKIPRSSLANLINHKPYKISPTIEDPGVFKTIEKVVREHLRGPGS from the exons ATGGCCTTCACCTGTAAAAACAGCCCACAGTTCCTCCTCAGCATGCGGACCCTTCAGACCAGGATCTTCAGCACGTACGTGTGCGATGTGAAGGAGAGGAGACTGAACATGCTCAGCCGCTTCACTGCACCTGGACGATGGGACACATCACAGCTTGGAGTAAAACTACAGCACAGGTGGATTATACCGAGGAACTCTGTGAGGAACTCTTATACACGCTCATATTCGAGCCGGAATGTTTATCATGAAGCTTTTATGAAAGCAGGAGAGAAACCGGAACTCTTCTGGAGTGAAGTTGCACAGAAGATAACCTGGTTTCAGAGATGGACTAAAACACTGGACTGTACGGATAAAGTGTTTCCTAAATG GTTTGTAGGAGGAGAGCTGAACATGTGCTATAACGCTGTGGATCGTCATGTTGATGCCGGGAGAGGAGATCAGACCGCCATCGTCCACGACAGTCCTGTTACTAACTCCAAACAGACCGTCAGTTACAGAGAGCTGCTGGATCAG gtttccAAGTTGGCAGGTGTTTTGGTAAAGCATGGTGTGAAGAAAGGTGACATGGTGGTGATCTACATGCCCATGGTGCCCCAGGCCATGTTCACCATGTTAGCCTGCGCCCGAATCGGAGCTCCTCACAGCCTCATCTTTGGCGGCTTTGCCTCTAAAGAACTCTCCGTCCGTATCGACCACGCTAAG CCCAAACTTTTGGTTACGGCGTCGTTCGGGGTCGAGCCTGGTCGAAGGGTGGCCTACGTTCCTCTGGTGGAGAAAGCTCTGGAGCTGAGCAGCCACAAACCTCACAAAGTCCTCATCTACAGTCGACCAGGCATG GAGAAAGTGTACTCACACCCTGAGCTGAGCCTGGACTGGGACCAGGAAATGTCTTCGGCCCGTCCTCATGACTGTGTGTCTGTTCCTGCTCATCATCCTCTCTACGTCCTGTACACTTCAGGAACCACCGGCACACCAAAG GGTGTAGTGAGGGATACAGGAGGCTATGCGGTGATGTTGAACTGGACCATGTCCAGCATTTACGGCCTGAACCCTGGTGAG gtctgGTGGGCTGCGTCAGATTTGGGTTGGGTCGTCGGACACTCTTACATCTGCTACGGTCCTCTTCTCCATGGCAACACCACCGTGGtctatgag gGAAAACCCGTGGGGACTCCGGATCCTGGAGCATTTTTCCGTGTCATGTCTGAACATGGAACAGCGTCTGTGTTTACAGCTCCCACTGCCATCAGAGCAATCCGACAACAAGACCCACATGCAGCGTACGGAAAACAGTACACACTCAACAG tctcaggTCGTTATTTGTAGCAGGTGAGAGGTGTGATATTGAGACACTACAGTGGGCTAAAAAGAGTTTTGGAGTTCCTGTTTTAGACCACTGGTGGCAGactg aGAGCGGCTCAGCCATCACAGCGTCATGTGCCGGTTTGGGAAATTCTCTATCTCCCCCTGCTGGAACTGCAGGCAAACCTGTACCGGGATACAacg TGATTGTGATTGATGATGAAATGCAGCAGGTGAAACCGGGGATGATGGGAAATATTGTGGTAAA gttgcCTCTCCCTCCCggtgctgctctctctctctggcagaATGAGGAGCTCTTTAAACAAATCTACTACACCAAATTCCCT GGTTACTATGACACCATGGATGCTGGATATGTTGACGAGGAGGGGTTTGTATACATTATGTCGCGctctgatgatgtcatcaatgtGGCAGGCCACAGGTTGTCCACTGGAGCActggaggag tgtatatTGAAGCATCCTGGGGTAGTGGATTGTGCTGTAGTGGGACTGGAGGACTCACTGAAAGGACACGTCCCTCTGGCACTGTGTGTCCTCCGACACG aTTTTGAGAAGAATAAAGCCGTCGTGGAGAAGGAGCTGGTCAGTTTGGTGCGAGAGAACATCGGTCCAGTCGCTGCTTTCCGGAAAGTTCTATTCGTCAGATCTCTGCCCAAAACCCGCTCAGGAAAAATCCCTCGCTCCTCTCTGGCCAATCTCATCAACCACAAGCCGTATAAG atCAGTCCCACCATCGAGGATCCTGGAGTGTTTAAGACCATTGAGAAGGTTGTGAGGGAACATCTAAGAGGGCCTGGaagttaa